The nucleotide window TTATATCAACATCTTTTTTGTTGATATCCAACCCTTGATTCGCATTAATAATAAATTTTCTTCTTTTGAATTATTTTGAACATTTATTTTTACCCAAAATACAGATTTTGTGATCATTAAATTTGGCACTTTTTGATCACTTGTAATGAAATTGTTCTCTTGGACAATATCATTAAAATCCAATTGTTTTGTAGAGTCTTCTA belongs to Chitinophagales bacterium and includes:
- a CDS encoding 7TM-DISM domain-containing protein gives rise to the protein MRLLQILFIIFIFSSALKSEVKTFTYDGENVKITGEHIGIIEDSTKQLDFNDIVQENNFITSDQKVPNLMITKSVFWVKINVQNNSKEENLLLMRIKGWISTKKMLI